From a single Pseudomonas cremoricolorata genomic region:
- a CDS encoding OprD family outer membrane porin — translation MAWQVGHQADESHGCCSANISGGEATFKNLAVRWANATYRSNFGRGIDENRLVFSYTVPLM, via the coding sequence ATTGCCTGGCAGGTCGGCCATCAGGCTGATGAGTCACACGGCTGCTGTAGCGCCAACATCTCTGGGGGCGAGGCTACGTTCAAGAATCTAGCTGTACGATGGGCGAATGCCACCTACCGGTCTAACTTCGGTCGAGGGATCGATGAGAATCGTCTCGTTTTCTCTT
- a CDS encoding DEAD/DEAH box helicase, translated as MNYFTETAANILGNNKLRTPQIEAYIKAQDHFASSDEDALIVLPTGTGKSGLISIVPYGLAKGRVLIVTPNLVTKQSIRKTQELLEDNFWINQDIIFSADDLPVICEYNSKTLSSSLELSHFVYSNIQQVHSERDGCLTRRVSPDFFDLIIIDEGHHAPADTWQRTLGYFAKAKKIFITGTPFRGDKQEVPGRLIHETPLSEVMRDRYVKWLRKQTVNAHELYFTLAEQPGVRLSKDEVLALKDKEWLERSVALSPECSMDVIEQSIANLSELRKVSPNVPHKILAVGCSITHAVDLQAWYQSKSLTAAIVHSNMEQSDLDAAFRAIDNHECDVVISVNMLMEGYDHRYLTVLALFRPYRSINAFAQIVGRVLRAIPAEEITAFEVDNNAVVIYHEETGLDSMWSAFQKEVDRAQHQRTREYTITDIEYTRKEQSLAGVTSSDAFVSDQDSYLDDLDFNKIFSEKRAEIDSIATQKLQEMSALAGYDEATLAQFKSLIINAETRKAAQTIDPNLVAKRPEIARRQMREILTKKAQDEVATLLSDLGIDAKASTLYPKFSRHLVGIQSTMPNDGILVRSINAKLVKKFGKVAERDTNALSRSIEHVEVIMAELRGMLK; from the coding sequence ATGAATTACTTCACCGAAACGGCAGCCAATATTCTTGGCAACAACAAGCTGCGTACGCCCCAAATCGAGGCATACATCAAAGCGCAGGACCATTTCGCTAGCTCCGACGAAGACGCTTTGATCGTTCTCCCGACCGGCACAGGAAAAAGTGGGCTGATCTCCATCGTACCGTATGGGCTGGCTAAGGGCCGTGTCCTCATAGTAACGCCCAACCTGGTGACTAAGCAGAGCATCCGCAAAACCCAAGAGCTTCTGGAAGACAATTTCTGGATCAATCAGGACATTATTTTCAGTGCTGATGACCTTCCAGTCATCTGCGAGTACAACTCCAAGACTCTCTCCTCTAGCTTGGAGCTGAGCCACTTCGTCTACTCGAACATTCAGCAGGTCCACAGCGAGCGAGACGGGTGCTTAACCAGGCGTGTGTCGCCTGACTTCTTCGATCTCATCATCATCGATGAGGGCCACCACGCCCCGGCCGACACGTGGCAGAGAACCCTTGGATATTTCGCTAAGGCCAAAAAGATTTTCATCACTGGCACTCCTTTCCGTGGTGACAAACAAGAGGTTCCTGGAAGGCTCATCCATGAAACGCCTCTGTCGGAAGTCATGCGAGATCGGTACGTCAAGTGGTTGAGGAAACAGACCGTCAACGCTCACGAACTGTACTTCACTCTGGCAGAGCAACCGGGTGTTCGTTTGTCTAAGGATGAGGTTCTTGCCCTCAAGGACAAGGAGTGGCTAGAACGAAGCGTCGCGCTTTCGCCTGAATGCTCGATGGATGTGATCGAGCAGAGCATTGCCAATCTCAGCGAGCTACGTAAGGTGTCGCCGAACGTGCCGCACAAGATCCTCGCCGTTGGGTGCAGCATTACCCATGCCGTAGATCTCCAGGCTTGGTACCAATCCAAGAGCCTCACTGCGGCTATCGTGCATAGCAATATGGAGCAGTCGGATCTCGATGCCGCATTCCGGGCGATCGACAACCACGAGTGCGACGTTGTCATCTCCGTAAACATGCTCATGGAGGGCTACGACCACCGTTACCTCACAGTGCTCGCCCTGTTCCGGCCTTACCGCAGCATCAACGCCTTTGCGCAGATCGTCGGCCGTGTACTGCGTGCGATCCCGGCTGAAGAAATCACCGCATTTGAGGTCGACAACAATGCGGTGGTGATTTACCACGAGGAAACTGGCCTTGATTCGATGTGGAGTGCTTTCCAGAAGGAAGTGGACCGCGCCCAGCATCAGCGGACGCGCGAGTACACCATCACTGACATAGAGTACACGCGAAAAGAACAGTCCTTGGCGGGTGTCACTTCATCTGATGCGTTTGTGAGCGATCAAGATTCCTACCTTGATGACCTCGATTTCAACAAGATCTTTTCTGAAAAACGGGCTGAAATCGACTCCATCGCGACCCAGAAGCTACAGGAGATGTCAGCTCTCGCGGGTTACGATGAAGCCACCTTGGCTCAGTTCAAGAGCCTCATCATCAACGCTGAAACCCGGAAGGCTGCTCAGACGATTGACCCTAATCTCGTGGCAAAGCGGCCGGAGATCGCCCGCAGGCAGATGCGCGAGATACTCACCAAGAAGGCGCAAGATGAGGTGGCGACCCTACTGAGCGACTTAGGAATCGACGCAAAAGCGTCTACCCTTTATCCGAAATTCAGTCGTCACTTGGTGGGAATTCAATCCACAATGCCTAACGACGGTATACTGGTGAGATCTATTAACGCCAAGCTCGTGAAGAAATTCGGTAAGGTCGCTGAACGGGACACCAATGCGCTGTCCAGGTCCATCGAGCATGTCGAGGTGATCATGGCTGAACTGAGGGGTATGCTGAAATGA
- a CDS encoding antitoxin Xre/MbcA/ParS toxin-binding domain-containing protein, with protein sequence MITSQSSKSIPVNEVQTPIGCLTKIPIGQLSPSDVVSLVLCGFALHDALVMISLSNLYSRPQVSEKIVGATRRSIRRQLNKNHLVRLSAYQSAVAFQYAKILERASDVFGKQTTAEDWLSRPCRYLEGLTPIDLIDNAIGFQVVKDYLDRVEFGIYQ encoded by the coding sequence ATGATCACTAGCCAAAGTAGTAAATCCATCCCAGTCAACGAAGTTCAAACCCCTATCGGATGTTTAACTAAAATACCTATAGGACAGCTCTCTCCGTCCGATGTCGTCTCTTTGGTACTCTGCGGATTTGCACTACACGATGCTCTTGTTATGATATCGTTGTCTAATCTATATTCAAGGCCTCAAGTAAGTGAAAAAATTGTAGGGGCCACGAGACGATCCATACGAAGGCAGCTTAATAAAAATCATCTGGTTCGCCTGAGCGCGTATCAAAGTGCCGTAGCTTTTCAATATGCTAAAATTTTGGAGCGCGCCAGTGATGTATTTGGAAAACAAACAACTGCTGAAGACTGGCTTAGCCGTCCATGTCGGTATTTGGAAGGCCTGACTCCCATCGACCTTATAGATAATGCTATTGGATTCCAGGTCGTTAAGGATTATTTGGATAGGGTTGAGTTTGGGATATATCAATGA
- a CDS encoding DCL family protein, which produces MPAKPVVLPSKTFPKQAEATAFFKAMLARYADGEFLNSDDEDILYELLQRHPDAEQKIGLGVKGFFKNKSPDHPTSCFHLLRIDGSTTDFGYPACVSGRARSLRHDFYEACRRSVAVELMAQKQQLFDMSPDGIPCVRTGEITNIHTSEYRHTEPRFRDIVKGFIQAKNLVVDPSMVTISQDMQYTTIFTDPAMAVDFSNYHETVAKLAIFKKHVR; this is translated from the coding sequence ATGCCTGCAAAACCTGTGGTACTGCCAAGTAAGACCTTCCCCAAGCAAGCTGAGGCAACGGCTTTCTTCAAAGCCATGCTTGCCCGCTACGCTGACGGAGAGTTTTTGAACTCTGATGACGAAGACATCTTGTATGAGCTTTTACAGAGACATCCAGACGCAGAGCAAAAAATCGGGCTCGGGGTTAAAGGATTTTTCAAGAACAAATCACCAGATCACCCCACAAGTTGCTTTCACCTCTTAAGGATTGACGGGAGTACTACTGACTTTGGATATCCAGCATGCGTATCCGGAAGAGCTCGCAGCTTACGCCATGACTTTTATGAAGCCTGTCGGCGCTCAGTCGCAGTAGAGTTAATGGCACAAAAACAGCAATTGTTTGATATGTCACCTGACGGAATACCCTGTGTGCGAACTGGCGAGATTACCAATATCCACACTTCAGAGTATCGTCATACCGAGCCGCGATTTCGCGATATCGTAAAGGGTTTCATTCAAGCTAAAAATTTGGTTGTCGATCCCTCTATGGTTACAATCAGCCAAGACATGCAATATACAACAATATTTACAGATCCAGCGATGGCTGTAGATTTTAGCAACTATCATGAGACGGTTGCTAAGCTGGCAATATTCAAAAAGCATGTGCGTTGA
- a CDS encoding TniQ family protein: MRIFSPLPGEYIASALKRGNELLGIKSIRTEDFYIKPIPRVGFGISKSMLPLKAEWREHPKFKFPEFISKYNITESVLNNHTLHPLNAALGRSRALTEVTPKTWTRICPECVLEDIEEHGSPYIHRRHVLSFVMVCSIHGSPLIDTCPYCSVSIKKHDITHLRICSIRYKYSKQSKSQKKSTPRLYAQFIADLLQYRGAMAKSGKAEALICCSVHLKYGRRHADFNASMGIDSVIEEELGISVNTKINVWSMDRNISLYAFLGCQTAENYLKLLSDEESVSQLNKALDDAWITKWQHY, encoded by the coding sequence ATGAGAATCTTTTCACCCTTGCCTGGCGAGTATATTGCTTCAGCCCTAAAACGAGGAAACGAGTTACTCGGCATTAAATCTATACGCACCGAGGATTTTTATATAAAACCGATACCAAGGGTAGGCTTTGGAATTAGCAAATCCATGTTGCCACTGAAGGCTGAATGGAGAGAACATCCAAAATTCAAATTTCCCGAATTCATATCGAAATATAACATCACTGAATCTGTTCTAAACAACCATACCCTGCACCCACTGAATGCAGCACTAGGCCGTTCGCGAGCATTAACAGAAGTCACTCCAAAAACTTGGACGAGAATTTGCCCTGAATGCGTACTAGAGGACATTGAAGAGCATGGGAGCCCGTATATACACCGAAGACATGTATTATCTTTTGTCATGGTCTGTAGCATACACGGCTCACCGCTGATTGACACCTGCCCATACTGTTCAGTTAGCATAAAGAAACATGACATAACACATCTACGCATTTGCAGCATACGCTACAAATACTCAAAACAATCAAAATCTCAAAAAAAATCGACTCCACGGTTATATGCGCAATTCATTGCAGACTTATTGCAATACCGCGGCGCCATGGCCAAAAGTGGTAAAGCTGAGGCTTTAATCTGCTGTAGCGTACACTTAAAATATGGCCGCAGGCATGCAGATTTTAATGCCAGCATGGGAATAGACTCAGTCATAGAGGAGGAGCTTGGAATATCAGTAAATACAAAAATCAACGTTTGGTCGATGGACAGGAACATTTCGCTTTATGCTTTCCTAGGATGCCAAACTGCTGAAAACTATCTGAAGCTCCTATCAGATGAAGAATCTGTGAGCCAATTAAATAAGGCCTTGGATGACGCTTGGATTACTAAATGGCAACACTATTGA
- a CDS encoding TnsD family Tn7-like transposition protein: protein MLLPDEAKGTPVLQWSGETAAGLIAEMQLWGLENPTSVQTLLAGEFLRLRLEEMGFIQSGRIRERMLRAFLDRRLLSSPRAPEFQEVAHSPDWVFRVLRPRGVVQPFKFYFLCWLLALDLEQMKLFRPRAASHNGDLTCGKVSANLANESEIGARRSAFSTSDNLKCHEKPGYLWLYRHDRKWLAQYVAAHPFIRSRGNLIDWEARDSALGRELLLANERLRSAEGKPQKVTRASLCRLVACGHDFLRKPNNFPTSIALMEELLESSHDHQVRKIKWAIETYSLTEGCAKSVVYRFSGIRVPKLNDEECLALLRGKN from the coding sequence ATGCTCTTACCCGATGAAGCAAAGGGCACTCCGGTACTGCAATGGTCTGGTGAGACGGCAGCCGGCTTGATTGCGGAGATGCAGCTTTGGGGACTGGAAAACCCTACAAGCGTACAGACGCTCCTAGCGGGTGAATTTCTAAGGCTCCGTCTGGAAGAGATGGGATTCATCCAGTCAGGGAGGATCCGAGAGCGAATGCTGAGGGCTTTCCTGGACCGTCGTCTCCTTTCCAGTCCTCGCGCGCCTGAGTTTCAAGAAGTCGCCCATTCCCCTGACTGGGTCTTTCGAGTCCTGCGACCACGCGGAGTCGTGCAGCCTTTCAAGTTCTACTTCCTCTGCTGGCTTCTGGCTTTAGATCTAGAGCAGATGAAGCTCTTCCGCCCAAGAGCTGCTTCCCACAATGGCGATCTCACGTGCGGCAAGGTTTCAGCCAACCTAGCTAACGAGAGCGAAATTGGAGCTCGCAGATCAGCGTTTTCCACCAGCGACAACCTGAAATGTCACGAGAAGCCTGGTTATCTGTGGCTCTACCGTCACGATAGGAAGTGGTTAGCGCAGTATGTAGCTGCGCACCCTTTCATCCGGTCACGAGGGAACCTGATCGACTGGGAGGCAAGAGACTCTGCGCTTGGGCGCGAGCTTTTGCTCGCGAATGAACGGTTACGCTCTGCAGAGGGTAAACCGCAGAAGGTTACCCGTGCCTCATTATGCAGGCTGGTAGCCTGTGGTCATGACTTTCTGAGAAAGCCAAATAATTTCCCTACAAGCATTGCATTGATGGAAGAGCTACTTGAGTCTTCCCATGATCATCAAGTGAGAAAAATTAAGTGGGCGATTGAAACCTATTCGTTGACTGAAGGGTGTGCGAAGAGTGTCGTGTACCGATTCTCAGGTATCAGAGTGCCTAAACTTAATGATGAAGAATGTCTTGCACTTCTTCGGGGTAAAAATTAG